Proteins from a genomic interval of Pseudomonas sp. RC10:
- a CDS encoding AAA family ATPase encodes MTSLHADEAFLGHYQLSHDPFATRVPGFKFFPAQRKPVLGQLHHLARYSQLLLLVTGPHGSGKTLLRQALVASTNKQSVQSVVVSARGAGDASGVLRQVAQALNVAQPEMQSILSQVVQLGLTGQEVYVLVDDAEQLGESALEALLGLAAGTPEGRPHVFLFGEASIIDRLDQLCAESGSEEERFHVIELAPYTEEETREYLAQRLEGAGQGIEVFSAEQITDIHEQSNGWPGAINQVARDSMIEAMIASRSAVKRPSMGFKMPKKHVLALGGVVVAAVLAAWLIPGRNTAPTAPANSQAQLPLGQGKAPAQQSNNGGPAIEFAGNSQPMPLPLVGNSQPVMRGPLAEAAGSGEGDGEDGGPAANQSLQPPTVTTTAPPAGAAAGPAPQMAQTQVPTPRPAPAPAAKPTPAPAPAAKPAPAPAQVATAKPAPKPAEKPAAPAAAAPASAGGTWYAGQAPTHFVVQILGTSSEATAQSYVKEQGAEYRYFKKTLQGKPLFVVTYGSFADRNAALAAIKNLPAKVQAGKPWPRTVGSIQQELAAAR; translated from the coding sequence ATGACTAGCTTGCACGCCGATGAGGCCTTTCTCGGTCACTACCAATTGAGTCATGACCCCTTTGCCACTCGGGTCCCGGGCTTCAAGTTCTTCCCGGCCCAGCGCAAGCCCGTGCTGGGTCAACTGCACCACCTGGCCCGCTACAGCCAATTGCTGCTGTTGGTCACCGGCCCACATGGCAGCGGCAAGACGCTGCTGCGTCAGGCGCTGGTCGCCAGCACTAACAAACAGTCCGTGCAGAGCGTTGTGGTCTCCGCCCGTGGCGCCGGTGATGCGTCGGGCGTGCTGCGTCAGGTGGCTCAGGCGCTGAACGTTGCTCAGCCGGAAATGCAGTCCATCCTGTCGCAGGTCGTGCAGTTGGGCCTGACCGGTCAGGAAGTCTACGTGTTGGTAGACGATGCCGAACAACTGGGCGAATCCGCACTCGAAGCGTTGTTGGGATTGGCGGCAGGCACCCCTGAGGGGCGTCCGCACGTCTTCCTGTTCGGCGAGGCTTCGATCATCGATCGTCTGGATCAGCTGTGCGCCGAGAGCGGTTCGGAAGAAGAGCGTTTTCACGTCATCGAGCTGGCACCGTACACCGAAGAAGAAACCCGTGAGTATCTGGCTCAACGCCTCGAAGGCGCCGGTCAAGGCATTGAAGTGTTCAGTGCCGAGCAGATCACCGATATTCACGAACAGTCCAATGGATGGCCGGGCGCGATCAACCAGGTCGCGCGCGATTCGATGATCGAAGCCATGATCGCCAGCCGCTCTGCGGTCAAGCGTCCAAGTATGGGGTTCAAGATGCCTAAGAAACACGTGTTGGCTTTGGGTGGGGTTGTGGTCGCGGCAGTGCTCGCGGCGTGGTTGATTCCAGGGCGCAACACCGCGCCAACGGCTCCGGCCAACTCCCAGGCACAACTGCCGCTGGGCCAAGGCAAAGCGCCTGCTCAGCAATCGAACAACGGTGGCCCGGCCATTGAGTTCGCCGGTAATTCGCAACCGATGCCGCTACCGTTGGTCGGTAACTCGCAGCCAGTGATGCGCGGTCCTTTGGCCGAAGCCGCGGGGTCAGGCGAAGGTGATGGCGAAGACGGTGGCCCTGCCGCCAATCAATCGCTGCAACCGCCGACTGTGACCACGACCGCTCCGCCGGCCGGTGCTGCTGCGGGCCCAGCGCCGCAGATGGCGCAAACCCAGGTTCCGACGCCTCGTCCGGCGCCGGCACCTGCCGCCAAGCCGACACCGGCTCCTGCGCCCGCTGCCAAGCCCGCTCCTGCGCCTGCGCAGGTTGCGACGGCCAAGCCAGCGCCCAAGCCAGCCGAGAAGCCAGCAGCGCCTGCCGCTGCCGCGCCAGCTTCTGCAGGCGGCACCTGGTACGCCGGTCAGGCACCGACGCATTTCGTCGTGCAAATCCTCGGCACCAGCTCCGAAGCTACGGCCCAGAGCTACGTGAAAGAGCAGGGCGCCGAGTACCGTTATTTCAAGAAAACCCTGCAAGGCAAGCCGTTGTTCGTGGTCACCTACGGCAGTTTTGCCGACCGCAATGCAGCACTCGCCGCTATCAAGAACTTGCCAGCGAAGGTTCAGGCTGGTAAACCTTGGCCTCGCACTGTCGGCAGTATCCAACAGGAACTCGCCGCAGCCCGCTGA
- the aroB gene encoding 3-dehydroquinate synthase: protein MQTLKVELGERSYPIHIGEGLLDQPELLTPYIAGKQVAIVSNSTVAPLYIERLTKTLAGYNVLPIVLPDGEAFKNWETLQLIFDALLTARHDRRTTVIALGGGVIGDMAGFAAACYQRGVDFIQVPTTLLSQVDSSVGGKTGINHPLGKNMVGAFYQPNAVLIDTLSLNTLPERELSAGLAEVIKYGLICDEPFLTWLEENMDKLRGLDQATLTTAIERSCAAKAAVVGADERESGVRATLNLGHTFGHAIETQMGYGVWLHGEAVAAGTVMALEMSSRLGWISEQERDRGIRLFQRAGLPVVPPEDMTPEHFLEHMAVDKKVIDGRLRLVLLRRMGEAVVTDEYPREVLQATLVADYRALVDQLRG, encoded by the coding sequence ATGCAGACACTTAAGGTCGAGCTTGGCGAGCGGAGCTACCCGATTCACATTGGCGAAGGCTTGTTGGATCAACCTGAACTGCTCACGCCGTACATCGCAGGCAAACAGGTCGCGATCGTTTCCAACAGCACCGTCGCGCCGCTCTACATCGAGCGCCTGACCAAGACGCTGGCCGGTTACAACGTGCTGCCTATCGTGTTGCCCGATGGCGAAGCCTTCAAGAACTGGGAAACCCTGCAGCTCATCTTCGACGCCCTCCTGACCGCACGTCATGACCGCCGCACCACCGTGATTGCACTCGGTGGCGGTGTGATTGGTGACATGGCTGGTTTTGCTGCCGCGTGCTATCAGCGGGGCGTGGACTTCATTCAGGTGCCGACCACGCTGCTGTCGCAGGTCGATTCGTCCGTGGGTGGCAAGACCGGCATCAACCATCCGCTGGGCAAAAACATGGTTGGCGCGTTCTATCAGCCGAACGCCGTGCTGATCGACACTCTCTCGCTGAACACCCTGCCTGAACGCGAGCTGTCTGCCGGGCTTGCCGAGGTCATCAAATACGGTCTGATATGTGACGAGCCGTTCCTGACATGGCTCGAAGAGAATATGGACAAGCTGCGTGGTCTGGATCAGGCCACGTTGACCACCGCCATCGAGCGCTCCTGTGCGGCCAAGGCTGCTGTGGTCGGTGCCGATGAGCGAGAGTCGGGCGTGCGCGCCACGTTGAATCTGGGCCACACCTTCGGCCATGCCATCGAAACCCAAATGGGTTACGGCGTCTGGTTGCACGGTGAGGCGGTGGCAGCCGGTACGGTCATGGCGCTGGAGATGTCCTCGCGCCTTGGCTGGATCAGCGAACAGGAGCGGGATCGTGGTATCCGTCTGTTTCAGCGCGCCGGTTTGCCCGTGGTGCCCCCTGAAGACATGACGCCTGAGCATTTCCTTGAGCACATGGCGGTGGACAAGAAGGTGATCGATGGTCGTTTGCGCCTGGTGCTGTTGCGCCGGATGGGCGAAGCAGTGGTGACCGACGAATATCCAAGAGAAGTACTACAGGCCACACTGGTCGCGGACTACCGCGCCTTGGTGGATCAGCTTAGAGGTTAA
- the aroK gene encoding shikimate kinase AroK — protein sequence MRNLILVGPMGAGKSTIGRLLAKELRLPFKDSDKEIELRTGANIPWIFDKEGEAGFRDREQAMIAELCAFDGVVLATGGGAVMREENRRALHAGGRVVYLHASVEQQVGRTSRDRNRPLLRTADPARVLRELLAIRDPFYREIADVIIETDERPPRMVVLDILALLAELPPR from the coding sequence GTGCGAAATTTAATACTTGTGGGACCGATGGGGGCTGGCAAAAGCACCATCGGTCGTCTGCTGGCCAAAGAGCTTCGACTGCCGTTCAAGGATTCCGACAAGGAAATCGAACTGCGAACGGGCGCCAATATCCCGTGGATCTTCGACAAGGAAGGTGAAGCGGGCTTTCGAGATCGTGAACAAGCCATGATTGCCGAGCTGTGCGCCTTTGATGGCGTGGTGCTTGCGACCGGTGGCGGCGCGGTCATGCGTGAAGAAAACCGTCGAGCCCTGCACGCGGGTGGGCGGGTGGTGTATCTGCACGCTTCCGTGGAACAGCAAGTCGGCCGTACGTCCCGTGATCGCAATCGGCCGCTTCTGCGGACCGCAGACCCGGCACGGGTGTTGCGCGAGCTATTGGCCATCCGCGATCCGTTCTATCGGGAAATCGCCGACGTCATTATCGAAACCGATGAGCGGCCTCCCCGGATGGTGGTGCTTGACATCCTCGCCCTGTTGGCCGAGCTTCCTCCCCGTTAA
- the pilQ gene encoding type IV pilus secretin PilQ encodes MTRILSIIGVSLWMAMLSPILQAANLKTLDVAALPGDRVELKLSFDGPVAAPRGYTTEQPARIALDLPGVTSQLAIKSRDLGSGNAHSVVVVEAKDRTRVIINLTTLAPYSSRVDGNNLFVVVGQGAAAAQGSQPSTAQGAPRVSVPPATASAAQAKPAPRSFAPGPRSIKNVDFQRGELGEGNVVIELSDAGIAPDIQEQGGKIRVDFAKTQLPDPLRVRLDVKDFATPVQFVNSSVSGDKASISIEPSGAFDYSAYQTENKLTISVRPLTNEDVARRNADKLVYTGEKLSLNFQDIDVRSVLQLIADFTNLNLVASDTVQGGITLRLQNVPWDQALDLVLKTKGLDKRKIGNVLLVAPADEIAARERQELESLKQIAELAPLRRELLQVNYAKAADIAKLFQSVTSAESKTDERGSITVDERTNNIIAYQTQDRLDELRRIVSQLDIPVRQVMIEARIVEANVDYDKALGVRWGGSTTGGKYTTGGNGTVTGAGNTNGPYVDMGVANPTSSIGLGFLTNNTILDLELTAMEKTGNGEVVSQPKVVTSDKETAKILKGTEVPYQEASSSGATSVSFKEASLSLEVTPQITPDNRIIMEVKVTKDEPDYVNTVLGVPPIKKNEVNAKVLVADGETIVIGGVFSNTQNKVVDKVPFLGDVPYVGRLFRRDVVSEKKSELLVFLTPRIMNNQAIAVSR; translated from the coding sequence ATGACTAGGATTCTTTCGATTATCGGCGTGTCGCTATGGATGGCGATGCTTTCACCGATTCTCCAGGCGGCCAACCTCAAGACGCTCGATGTCGCCGCATTGCCGGGGGATCGGGTCGAGTTGAAACTTTCCTTCGACGGCCCTGTGGCCGCCCCGCGCGGCTATACCACCGAGCAACCGGCGCGCATCGCGCTGGACTTGCCCGGCGTGACCAGCCAACTGGCGATCAAGAGCCGGGACCTGGGGTCGGGTAACGCTCACAGTGTCGTGGTGGTCGAAGCCAAGGATCGCACCCGTGTGATCATCAACCTGACCACGCTCGCGCCCTATAGCTCCCGCGTGGATGGCAACAACCTGTTCGTCGTCGTCGGGCAGGGTGCCGCCGCCGCGCAAGGTTCACAGCCAAGTACCGCCCAAGGCGCGCCGCGCGTGAGCGTGCCTCCTGCAACGGCCAGCGCCGCGCAAGCCAAACCGGCCCCTCGCTCCTTTGCGCCGGGTCCGCGTTCGATCAAGAACGTCGATTTCCAGCGCGGCGAACTGGGTGAAGGCAACGTTGTGATCGAGCTGAGCGATGCAGGCATTGCGCCGGACATTCAGGAGCAGGGCGGCAAGATTCGTGTGGATTTCGCCAAGACTCAACTGCCTGATCCGTTGCGCGTACGCCTCGACGTGAAGGATTTCGCCACACCGGTCCAGTTCGTGAACTCCAGCGTGAGCGGCGACAAGGCGAGCATCTCCATCGAGCCGTCCGGTGCGTTCGATTACTCGGCCTATCAAACCGAAAACAAACTGACCATCAGCGTGCGTCCGTTGACCAACGAAGACGTCGCTCGCCGCAATGCCGACAAGCTGGTCTACACCGGCGAGAAACTGTCGCTGAACTTCCAGGACATTGACGTGCGCTCGGTGCTGCAATTGATCGCCGACTTCACCAATCTCAATCTGGTGGCCAGTGACACCGTTCAAGGCGGCATCACCCTGCGTCTGCAAAACGTGCCGTGGGACCAGGCGCTTGACCTGGTGCTCAAGACCAAAGGCCTGGACAAGCGCAAGATCGGCAACGTGTTGCTGGTCGCGCCTGCTGACGAGATTGCCGCTCGTGAACGTCAGGAGCTGGAATCGCTGAAGCAGATTGCCGAGCTCGCACCGCTGCGTCGTGAACTGCTGCAAGTGAACTATGCCAAGGCTGCGGACATCGCCAAGCTGTTCCAGTCGGTGACCAGCGCTGAGTCGAAGACCGACGAGCGCGGTTCGATCACCGTCGATGAGCGGACCAACAACATCATCGCCTATCAAACGCAGGACCGGCTCGATGAGCTGCGCCGTATCGTCTCGCAGCTGGACATTCCTGTGCGTCAGGTGATGATCGAGGCGCGCATCGTCGAAGCCAACGTCGACTACGACAAGGCGCTGGGTGTGCGTTGGGGCGGTTCCACCACCGGCGGTAAATACACCACGGGCGGTAATGGCACGGTGACGGGCGCTGGTAACACCAATGGCCCATACGTGGACATGGGAGTGGCCAACCCAACGTCTTCGATTGGTCTGGGCTTCCTGACCAACAACACGATTCTCGACCTTGAACTGACCGCCATGGAAAAAACCGGTAACGGTGAGGTGGTGTCGCAACCCAAGGTCGTCACTTCGGACAAGGAAACCGCGAAAATTCTGAAAGGTACAGAAGTGCCGTATCAGGAAGCGAGTTCCAGCGGTGCGACGTCGGTGTCGTTCAAAGAGGCGTCGTTGTCCCTGGAAGTAACCCCGCAGATCACTCCGGACAACCGCATCATCATGGAAGTGAAGGTGACCAAGGACGAACCTGACTACGTGAACACCGTGTTGGGCGTACCGCCGATCAAGAAAAACGAAGTCAACGCCAAGGTGCTGGTGGCCGACGGCGAAACCATCGTGATTGGTGGCGTGTTCTCCAATACACAGAATAAAGTCGTCGATAAGGTGCCATTTTTGGGCGATGTGCCGTATGTTGGCCGCCTTTTCCGGCGGGATGTTGTCTCGGAGAAAAAATCCGAGCTGTTGGTGTTCCTCACTCCGCGTATCATGAACAACCAGGCGATTGCTGTGAGTCGTTGA
- the pilP gene encoding type 4a pilus biogenesis lipoprotein PilP: protein MRAVHWLCLGAALMGLAGCDSSSDFDDLKQFMAEVRARPVGNIEPMPKFRPYEAFTYAAASLRSPFQPPIKVDLIARQKGTHLVQPDPTRVKQFLEGFNIDGFEMVGTLSNETGTFALLRGAGGVHRVKVGDYLGRNDGRIVSITDSEVQVIEIVPDGEGAWLERPRSISLKERS, encoded by the coding sequence ATGAGGGCCGTGCATTGGTTGTGCCTCGGCGCTGCGCTGATGGGGTTGGCAGGTTGCGACAGTTCCAGTGATTTCGACGACTTGAAGCAGTTCATGGCCGAGGTCCGCGCCCGGCCGGTAGGCAATATCGAGCCGATGCCGAAGTTTCGGCCTTATGAAGCGTTCACCTACGCGGCTGCCAGTTTGCGCAGCCCGTTCCAGCCGCCGATCAAGGTCGATCTGATCGCCCGGCAGAAAGGCACGCATCTGGTCCAGCCGGACCCGACGCGGGTCAAGCAGTTCCTGGAAGGCTTCAACATCGACGGCTTTGAAATGGTCGGCACGTTGAGCAACGAAACCGGTACGTTCGCGTTGCTGCGTGGCGCGGGCGGGGTTCATCGGGTCAAAGTGGGCGATTATCTGGGCCGCAACGATGGCCGGATCGTCTCGATCACCGACTCCGAAGTGCAGGTGATCGAAATCGTGCCTGATGGAGAGGGGGCGTGGCTTGAGCGGCCGCGCAGCATATCCCTGAAAGAACGCTCATGA
- the pilO gene encoding type 4a pilus biogenesis protein PilO, translating into MNMNEWLDSLRKIDINDLDINNLGSWPAAVKTIAGALLLVLVLAGGYFFYIQDMQTQLDQARNDETALREQFSNKAYQAANLPAYKSQMVDMENTFGALLRQLPSDTEVPGLLEDITRTGLGSGLEFEEIKLLPEAAQQFYIELPIQITVTGAYHDLATFVSGVASLPRIVTLHDFEIKPVDPKSPGKLRMSILAKTYRYNDKGLQNIDNKGPAK; encoded by the coding sequence ATGAACATGAATGAATGGCTGGACAGCCTGCGCAAGATCGACATCAACGATCTGGACATCAATAACCTCGGTTCCTGGCCCGCAGCGGTCAAGACCATCGCGGGCGCCCTGTTGCTCGTGCTGGTGCTGGCCGGTGGCTACTTCTTCTACATTCAGGACATGCAGACCCAGCTGGACCAGGCACGCAATGACGAGACCGCGTTGAGAGAGCAGTTCTCCAACAAGGCTTATCAAGCGGCCAACCTGCCGGCTTACAAGTCGCAGATGGTCGACATGGAGAACACTTTCGGCGCGCTGCTGCGGCAACTGCCCAGCGACACCGAGGTGCCGGGCCTGCTGGAAGACATCACCCGCACCGGCCTGGGCAGCGGTCTGGAGTTCGAAGAGATCAAGCTTCTGCCTGAAGCGGCCCAGCAGTTCTACATCGAGCTGCCGATACAGATCACAGTCACTGGCGCTTATCACGATCTCGCCACCTTCGTCAGCGGCGTGGCCAGCCTGCCGCGGATCGTGACGCTGCATGATTTCGAAATCAAACCGGTGGACCCCAAGTCTCCTGGAAAACTGCGCATGAGCATTCTCGCCAAGACCTATCGCTATAACGACAAGGGACTTCAGAACATCGACAACAAGGGGCCCGCGAAATGA
- a CDS encoding PilN domain-containing protein: protein MARINLLPWREQLREERKKRFLLSLAGVLVAGVGAIFLADQYLSSAISHQNARNQFIKTEIVQLDAKIKEISELKARRKQLLERMKIIQDLQGNRPIIGRVFDQLARTLPDGVYFNEVKMTDKLISISGAAESNNRVSDLLRNLEASDWLESPSLTEVKANSAAGSADQSNAFQLTVRQTQPPAEPTTPAKGVKP from the coding sequence ATGGCACGGATCAACTTACTCCCCTGGCGGGAACAGCTGCGCGAAGAGCGCAAGAAACGCTTTCTGCTTTCCTTGGCCGGTGTATTGGTAGCCGGTGTCGGCGCCATTTTCCTGGCTGATCAATATTTGAGCAGTGCGATCAGTCATCAAAACGCGCGCAACCAGTTCATCAAGACCGAAATCGTCCAGCTCGATGCAAAAATCAAAGAGATCAGCGAGCTGAAGGCCCGTCGCAAGCAGCTGCTGGAGCGGATGAAGATCATTCAGGACTTGCAGGGCAACCGGCCGATCATTGGCCGCGTCTTCGATCAACTGGCGCGTACGTTGCCGGACGGGGTGTATTTCAACGAAGTGAAAATGACGGACAAGCTGATCAGTATTTCCGGCGCGGCTGAATCCAACAACCGTGTCTCGGACCTGTTGCGTAACCTTGAAGCGTCCGACTGGCTGGAGTCGCCGAGCCTGACCGAAGTGAAGGCGAACAGCGCGGCGGGATCGGCTGATCAGTCCAATGCCTTCCAATTGACGGTGCGTCAGACGCAACCTCCTGCTGAGCCCACCACTCCGGCGAAGGGGGTCAAGCCATGA
- a CDS encoding pilus assembly protein PilM, whose product MFELFSKKANTLLGIDISSTSVKLLELSRSGTRYKVESYAVEPLPANAVVEKNIAELEGVGNALTRVLVKAKTNVKIAAVAVAGSAVITKTIEMDAGLSDDEMENQLKIEADQYIPYPLEEVAIDFEVQGYSARNPERVDVLLAACRKENVEVREAALALANLTARVVDVEAYALERSFGLLSAQLGQDHEQLTVAVIDIGATMTTLSVLHNGRIIYTREQLFGGRQLTEEIQRRYGLSLGEAGLAKKQGGLPDDYTLEVLQPFKDAVVQQVSRSLQFFFAAGQYNRVDYIMLAGGTASIAGLDRLIQERLGTPTMVANPFADMALSAKVNAGALASDAPALMIACGLALRSFD is encoded by the coding sequence GTGTTCGAACTCTTCAGTAAGAAGGCCAATACCCTTCTAGGGATCGATATTAGCTCCACCTCGGTGAAACTCCTTGAACTGAGTCGTTCCGGCACCCGCTACAAGGTCGAGTCTTACGCGGTCGAGCCACTGCCCGCCAACGCGGTGGTGGAAAAAAACATTGCCGAACTGGAAGGGGTCGGCAATGCGTTGACGCGGGTGTTGGTAAAAGCCAAGACAAACGTCAAAATCGCGGCGGTTGCAGTGGCGGGTTCGGCGGTCATTACCAAGACCATCGAGATGGATGCCGGTCTTTCCGACGACGAGATGGAAAACCAGCTCAAGATCGAAGCCGACCAATACATTCCCTATCCGCTTGAAGAAGTTGCTATCGATTTCGAGGTGCAAGGCTATTCGGCACGCAATCCCGAGCGTGTCGATGTGCTGCTCGCTGCCTGCCGCAAGGAAAACGTCGAAGTCCGCGAAGCTGCGTTGGCGCTGGCCAACCTGACCGCGCGCGTGGTCGATGTTGAAGCCTACGCGTTGGAGCGCTCCTTCGGCCTGTTGTCCGCTCAGTTGGGTCAGGATCACGAACAACTGACCGTCGCAGTCATCGACATCGGCGCCACCATGACCACACTCAGCGTGCTGCACAACGGCCGCATCATTTATACCCGCGAGCAACTGTTTGGCGGGCGTCAGCTCACTGAAGAAATTCAGCGCCGTTACGGCCTGTCCCTCGGCGAAGCCGGGCTTGCGAAGAAGCAGGGCGGCTTGCCGGACGACTACACGCTAGAAGTGCTGCAGCCGTTCAAGGACGCCGTGGTTCAGCAGGTTTCCCGCTCGTTGCAGTTCTTCTTCGCCGCCGGTCAGTACAACCGTGTCGACTACATCATGCTGGCAGGCGGGACGGCATCCATTGCCGGACTGGACCGTCTGATCCAGGAACGCCTGGGCACCCCGACCATGGTCGCCAACCCTTTTGCCGACATGGCGCTCAGCGCCAAGGTGAACGCGGGCGCGCTGGCGAGTGACGCCCCGGCCTTGATGATCGCGTGCGGTCTGGCGTTGAGGAGCTTCGATTAA
- a CDS encoding penicillin-binding protein 1A, translating to MIRLLKFFWWSIVAVVCGLLLGLSGAFLYLSPNLPSVDALRNIQLQIPLRVFSSDGKLIAEFGEMRRSPIRFADIPPNFIHALLSAEDDNFANHYGVDPSSLMRAASQLVKSGHIQSGGSTITMQVAKNYFLTSERSFSRKTTEILLALQIERQLTKDEILELYVNKIYLGNRAYGIEAAAQVYYGKSIRDLSVAQMAMIAGLPKAPSRFNPLANPVRAKERRDWILGRMFKLGKIDQNTYQVALAEPINASYHVQSPEVNAPYIAEMARAEMVGRYGSEAYTEGFRVTTTVPSNLQEDANKAVQDGLIEYDQRHGYRGPESRFPGLTRDGWVQELTKQRPISGLEPAIVSQVDKTGIHVLTRNGEKEETVAWDSMKWAKAFLNTNSVGANPKQPSDVAHVGDLVRVQRQPDNSLKFSQIPQAQSALVSLDPHNGAIRALVGGFAFEQSNYNRAMQAKRQPGSSFKPFLYSAALDNGYTAASLVNDAPIVFVDEAVDKVWRPKNDTGTFLGPIRLREALYKSRNLVSIRLLQSLGVNTAINYITRFGFNKQDLPPNLSLALGTATLTPMEIVSGWSTFANGGYKVSPYLIDKIEDREGKTLFVANPPTVPANDPNPKAVNEAMVSNATTYAAPETPALTANTVPNALDTSGAPPTPAVAPRIVDGRTTYILNSMLQDVIKRGTGRRALSMNRPDIAGKTGTTNDSKDAWFSGYNGDYVTTVWTGFDQPESLGRHEFGGTVALPIWMSYMSAALKDKPPHVQAEPDGILSLRIDPISGRSATPSTAGAFFELFKSEDTPPSVNELNGGPAPGSPLPADESAPIDLF from the coding sequence TTGATACGCCTGCTGAAGTTTTTCTGGTGGTCCATCGTCGCTGTCGTCTGCGGGCTGCTGCTCGGCTTGAGCGGTGCCTTCCTTTACCTGTCTCCGAATCTTCCTTCGGTCGACGCCCTGCGCAACATTCAGCTGCAAATCCCGCTGCGCGTCTTCAGCAGCGACGGCAAGCTGATTGCAGAGTTTGGCGAAATGCGCCGCTCCCCGATCCGTTTCGCCGACATTCCACCCAATTTCATTCACGCCCTGCTGTCCGCCGAAGACGACAACTTCGCCAACCACTACGGCGTTGACCCCAGCAGCCTGATGCGCGCCGCCAGCCAACTGGTCAAGAGCGGTCACATTCAGTCCGGCGGCTCGACCATCACCATGCAGGTTGCGAAGAACTACTTCCTGACAAGCGAGCGCAGTTTTTCGCGCAAAACCACCGAGATTCTCTTGGCCTTGCAAATCGAGCGCCAACTTACGAAGGACGAGATTCTCGAGCTTTACGTCAACAAGATCTACCTGGGCAACAGGGCTTACGGTATCGAGGCCGCAGCACAGGTTTATTACGGCAAATCCATTCGTGACCTGAGCGTCGCGCAGATGGCAATGATCGCCGGTCTGCCCAAGGCACCGTCACGATTCAACCCACTGGCCAACCCGGTGCGCGCCAAAGAGCGTCGCGACTGGATTCTGGGCCGCATGTTCAAGCTCGGCAAAATCGATCAGAACACCTATCAGGTCGCCCTGGCCGAGCCGATCAACGCCAGCTATCACGTTCAGAGCCCTGAAGTGAACGCGCCGTACATCGCCGAAATGGCCCGCGCCGAGATGGTCGGCCGTTACGGCAGCGAAGCCTACACAGAAGGCTTCCGCGTCACCACTACTGTTCCGAGCAATCTTCAGGAAGACGCCAATAAAGCCGTGCAGGATGGCCTGATCGAATACGACCAGCGTCATGGCTACCGTGGTCCGGAAAGCCGTTTTCCCGGCCTGACCCGCGACGGCTGGGTACAGGAGCTGACCAAGCAGCGCCCGATCAGTGGCCTCGAACCGGCCATCGTCAGCCAGGTCGACAAGACCGGCATTCACGTCCTGACCCGCAACGGCGAGAAAGAAGAAACCGTCGCCTGGGACAGCATGAAATGGGCGAAGGCGTTCCTGAACACCAACAGCGTCGGCGCGAACCCGAAACAGCCCTCGGACGTCGCCCACGTCGGCGATCTGGTGCGTGTGCAACGGCAACCCGACAATTCGCTCAAATTCAGCCAGATCCCGCAGGCGCAAAGCGCGCTGGTGTCGCTGGACCCGCATAACGGCGCAATCCGTGCTCTGGTGGGTGGTTTCGCGTTTGAGCAGAGCAATTACAACCGTGCGATGCAGGCCAAGCGTCAGCCAGGTTCGAGCTTCAAGCCGTTCCTGTATTCCGCCGCGCTGGACAACGGCTACACCGCCGCCAGCCTGGTCAACGACGCGCCGATCGTGTTCGTCGATGAAGCGGTGGACAAGGTCTGGCGCCCGAAGAACGACACCGGCACCTTCCTCGGCCCGATTCGGTTGCGTGAGGCGTTGTACAAGTCGCGTAACCTTGTGTCGATCCGACTGCTGCAAAGCCTGGGCGTGAACACCGCGATCAACTACATCACCCGCTTCGGCTTCAACAAGCAGGACCTGCCGCCGAACCTGTCGCTGGCCCTCGGCACGGCAACCTTGACCCCGATGGAAATCGTCAGCGGCTGGAGCACGTTCGCCAACGGCGGTTACAAGGTCAGCCCGTACCTGATCGACAAGATCGAAGACCGCGAAGGCAAGACGCTGTTCGTCGCCAACCCGCCGACGGTCCCGGCCAACGACCCGAACCCGAAAGCCGTCAACGAGGCCATGGTCAGCAATGCCACGACCTACGCGGCACCTGAAACGCCAGCACTGACCGCGAACACCGTACCCAATGCACTCGACACCAGTGGCGCACCACCGACCCCGGCAGTGGCCCCGCGCATTGTCGATGGCCGGACGACCTACATCCTCAATAGCATGCTGCAGGACGTGATCAAACGCGGCACCGGGCGTCGCGCGCTGTCGATGAACCGTCCGGACATCGCAGGCAAGACCGGTACGACCAACGACTCGAAAGACGCCTGGTTCTCCGGTTACAACGGCGATTACGTGACTACGGTGTGGACCGGCTTCGACCAGCCCGAAAGCCTCGGTCGTCACGAGTTCGGCGGCACCGTCGCGCTGCCGATCTGGATGAGCTACATGAGTGCAGCGCTCAAGGACAAGCCGCCGCACGTTCAGGCAGAGCCCGATGGCATCCTCAGCCTGCGTATCGACCCCATCAGCGGCCGCTCCGCCACGCCAAGCACGGCAGGCGCGTTCTTCGAACTGTTCAAAAGCGAAGACACCCCACCGAGCGTGAACGAATTGAACGGCGGCCCCGCACCTGGCAGCCCGTTGCCAGCGGACGAATCGGCGCCGATCGACCTGTTTTGA